AAAATACCTCCGACATATACATGTAATGAATGAAGTCCTGTTAAAACATTAAAATATAGTGTTACCCAATGGTTATTAATATAAGATTTAACCAATGAGTATTCATCACCTTGAAATGATAAGAATATAAATCCAATTAATATTAATCTTTCAAGCATATAGTCTACTTCAAAATAGCCACGTTCTTCTATTCTTTGTAAAATTAATGATATTAAAATACTTCCAGCATTTAAAACATCTGAAATTTGCAAAAAGGCTTCTAAATTTACTTCAATAATCATAACTGGATTAGAAAGTCTGAAGTGAAAAAACCCCCATATAAAAGTGGAAAATACCATTATTTCTGAGAATATGAACATTCCAAATATTGCATACATTATAACAGTTGAGGAAGTCATTGTTTCTCTTATACCATTTATAAATATTGTTAAACTATTTATAAAGAATTCTCCAACACTTAAATATTTAAGTGTTGTTCCATATAATAAATGTTGATTTACGTACATTATAATAAAGTTCTTATATGTGGAATCAATATATTCCAGGGTATCTAATCCTGTACTATAAAACAGATATAGAGTTTCAGATATGTTAATTATATTAATGTACTTTAAGTCTGATTGTACGCTGTTTCGTATTAGACTATATAGGTTAACTTACATAGTCCATTTTATTTAATATTAAATGAGGAGCGTCTGTTGAATACCTACACAAGATAATGCTAAGATTTATATCGATGTATATTATCTGATACCTGTTCAGTGGTTAACAACCAAACAACAAGGATCTCTTTTAAAGTAAGAATTGACTATCTAAATAATAGTCATGTGAATGGTATAACGACTTCTCTATTGTCTCCACTAATTGCTCTATGAAATAGACCTAGCTTTGAATAGGAAGCTTGATATACTATGACGGTAAGACCCTGTGCACCTTCACTCTCCTCTAAAATAAGTTTTGCAAAACAAGAAGGTATGGTGAGACGACATGGAGGTGTCAATAGATTAAATACATAAGTACTATATTTAATCTTTAACCTGTTATCCCTGGCGTACCTTGTTACCAATAATAATTATTAGCTCTAAGTTCTTTTTTATGTAGAATATATATTTTATATAACCTAATCTTCTCAAACATGAACTCGTTTTTCGCCTAACATGAATTTACTATACTCGGATTATACAGTGTTGCCGCGGCTGCTGGCACTGCATGATTTTACAATATAATATCCAATCCTTATGTATGCTTGAATGCTGTAATCAACTTTTTATAACAAGTTTGAAATACTTTATGTAGTTATATATAATACTGCTAGTATATTTAACGTCTAGTACTTTCTGACGTTTAATATCAATTCCTACTTCCATCATCTTTTCTTACTCTTAAATATTTTAATAATATAATAACCATAATTTACCTTCTAGAATTATGTTAATTTGAGTAATGAAAATATCAGTATATACAGTAACTTATTATAGGTCATTACTCTTCATAAAAGATTTCACAGAGAACAATCTATAATTGTTCAATTGGAATTTATCTGTTAACTTTATTTTATCCAACACCATTTCAATGGTGTAAGGTTCATACCAATGTATTAAATAAAGTTAGATTACAATCTTTACTGAAATATTTAATTACGTTAAGTATCAGTAAGATATAGTGTGTAAAATCAAATTAAACAACATGTTCCACTGATTTTACTACTTAT
The nucleotide sequence above comes from Theileria annulata strain Ankara isolate clone C9 mitochondrion, *** SEQUENCING IN PROGRESS ***. Encoded proteins:
- a CDS encoding cytochrome C oxidase subunit III (COX3 homologue), putative (SMART pfam:COX3 (PF00520) at aa 56-264, E()=6.00e-05), with amino-acid sequence MRNSVQSDLKYINIINISETLYLFYSTGLDTLEYIDSTYKNFIIMYVNQHLLYGTTLKYLSVGEFFINSLTIFINGIRETMTSSTVIMYAIFGMFIFSEIMVFSTFIWGFFHFRLSNPVMIIEVNLEAFLQISDVLNAGSILISLILQRIEERGYFEVDYMLERLILIGFIFLSFQGDEYSLVKSYINNHWVTLYFNVLTGLHSLHVYVGGIFALMQAFASENCGCQKDEDFNAGMYWHFVEIIWIALTMLLFLL